The Pseudomonadota bacterium genomic interval CGACGGTGTTGTCTTTCAGCCAGTGCTCGTGGGCGTTGAGCGCCGCGTGGTAGAGACTGTCGTAGGTGCCCACCAGGTCGGGGGTCAGCGCGACGCGCGCAGCGCGGAAATCGGCCTGCATCTTTTCGGACGGATAGTAATAGGTGTGCGCACCGAAGATCTCTCCCTTGAGCTGGGCACAGGGGCCCGTGCCGCTGATGAGGTCGTAGCGTGCCACGAAGGGCAGCCTGGCGACCTGGCAGGTGGGCGGCGGCTGCGTACAACCCGATGCCGCGCAGACCAGTCCCAAGAGGCCGATCGTCGAGAGCATCTGCGCCTGCGCCGTTGCCATGACTCGTCTCCAACAGGGTACCACCGCATTCAATGGATGTCCTATGCGCCGCCACGCTATGTTATCCGCGCTTCTGGTGCTGCTGGTGGCTCGAGTGCGCAGGCGTCATGCACGTTGGGGATGGCCCTCTGGGTGTGTGCTTCGGTTTGACTCGGCACCTCAGGTAATGTATATACGCCGTATGCCAGCGATGGTCCGCAAGCAGGTGTACTTGACCGCCGAGCTGGATGAGCGCCTCAGGCGCGAGGCGGCCCGGCAACGACGTTCCGAGGCCGAGATCCTGCGTGAGGCCCTGGCGGTGCGCCTGGGCGTGAGCGGCAAAGACCGCGTCGACGCTTCGGGCGATTCGCTGTGGCAGCTCGTCGGAATAGGCGCGACGGACAGTACCAATCTGTCCGGGAGCGTCGATGACGTCCTCTACGGGCGCTCGAAGATGCGATGAAATCCGCGTTTGTCGACACGAGTGCGTTCATCGCGCTCGTGGACCCGAAGGATTGCAACCACACGGCGGCCAAGGGTGCGCTCCGCGCTTTTGCGACGGCGAAGACGCCCCTGGTAACGTCAACCGACGTGGCCGACGAGGTCATTACGTTGGTGCGCAGGCGCATGGGCCACAGGACGGCCGTCAGAGCCGGTGAAGCACTGCTCCGTTCGCGTTGGTGTCGCCTGCTTGATGTCGACTCGGCAACCCGCGAAGCGGCGTGGGGCATCTTTGTGCGCTACAAGGACCATCTGTTCTCCTTCACCGACTGCACCTCGTTCGCACTGATGCGCGCGTTGAATACAACCGAAGCCTTCACCTTCGACAAAACAGACTTCTCGGCCGCCGGTTTCGTCGTGGTGCCCGCTTGCTAGGCCCATGAACGACCAACCACCCGAGCGTGCGCTGATCGAGCAAGCCTACGCGACGCGCGAGCTGCTCGAGAGGCCCGGCCACCGGCGCGCTGTGGCACGGGTTATCGAGCAGCTGGACCGCGGCGAGCTAAGGGTAGCGAGCCCGCCCGGCGAGCCCGGCGGCGAGTGGATCACGCACGCCTGGATCAAGCAGGCCGTGCTCCTGTATTTCGCAACCCAGGGCATGCAAGTCATCGAGTGCGGGCCCTTCGAGTACCACGACAAGATCCCGCTCAAGCGAGGTCTTGATCGCGCTCGCGTTCGCGTGGTGCCACCGGGAACGATTCGATACGGCGCGCACGTGGAGCCTGGCGCGGTGCTCATGCCCGGCTACGTCAACATCGGCGCGTACGTGGGGGCGCGCAGCATGGTGGACACCTGGGCCACCGTGGGCTCCTGCGCGCAGATCGGGTGCGATGTCCATTTATCGGGGGGGGTCGGCATCGGCGGCGTGCTCGAGCCGTTGACCCGAACGCCGGTGATCATCGAGGATGGCGCGTTCATCGGCTCGCGTGCCGTGGTCGTCGAGGGCGTTCGAGTCGGGAGCGAGGCCGTGCTGGGCGCGAATGTGGTGCTCACAGCTTCGACAGTCGTCTTGGACGTCACGGGCCCCGAACCGCTGGAGATGCGAGGCTATGTACCGGAGCGCTCCGTGGTGATTCCGGGTATGCGAACCAAGCGCTTCAGCGCCGGAGACTATCAAATTCCCTGCGCACTGATCATCGGCAAACGATCGGAGCATACCGATCGCAAGGTCTCGCTCAACAACGCGCTTCGCGAGCACGGACTCGCCACGTGAGCACGTCGACGACGAGCGACGAGGGCCTGGCTTCGGCCCTGTGCACGACGCTGCTTGATCTGACCCGCATTGCGAGCCCGATCGGCGAAGAGATGGCGCTGTGCGACCACGTGCAGGCGCACCTGCTCGAGCACCTGCCTGCCGGGGCCGTGCAGCGCCATGGGCACAGCCTGGTAGTGCATGCGGTGCGCCGGCCCGGCAAGCCCCGAATTGCGCTCGTGGGGCATCTGGATGTGGTGCGCACCGAGCACGACGGGCCGGCCAGGGTGGAAGGTTCGCGCCTCTTTGGGCCGGGAGCGGCCGACATGAAATCCGGGCTGGCCGTGATGCTCGAGCTGATCGAGCGGATCGACCTCGCGTCGTTACCCTGCGATCTCATGTTGGTGTTTTACGAGGGCGAGGAAGGACCTTACGAGGAGAACGCGCTCGGGGAGCTTCTCCTTCGTTTCGAGGACCTGAGCCGGATCGATCTGGCCCTGTGTCTGGAGCCGAGCGACAACAAGCTCCAGCTCGGCTGCATGGGTTCCGTGCACGTGACCTTGCGCTTCGAAGGACGCACGGCGCACAGCGCACGGCCGTGGCAAGGGGAAAACGCCATCCTCAAGGCGGCGGACGTGCTGCTCGAGCTTCGAGATCGGGCTCCGCGCGACGTGGTCGTCGACGGCTGCGTCTTCCGAGAGGTGGTGTCACCGACCCTCGCGAGCGCCGGCCGAAGCCACAACATCGTTCCCGACTTGTTCGAGGTCAATCTCAACTACCGCTTTGCTCCGGGACGCACGCCGGCCCAGGTGGTCAGCGAGATCGAGCATTTCGTTGGGCAGCGGGCCAAGGTGGAGCCGACCGATCTGTCACCGGCTTGCAGGCCGCACAGGGACCACTTTCTGGTCAAACACCTGGCGCAGTGCGGCGTGCGTGCCACCGAGGTCAAGCAGGCATGGACCGACGTGGCGCGGTTCGATCAGATCGGCGTGGCCGCGGTCAACTTCGGCCCGGGCACGCAGGCGCAGGCACACCAACGCAACGAATACACCGAGCTCGCGCCGCTCGAAGAAGGCTACCGCGTGCTGGAGCAATTCTTGAAAACGATTCCAGAGCAGTAGCGCCGGCCCGCAACGAAGTTCCGGTCACGGTGCTCCGCAGGCCAGCCACT includes:
- a CDS encoding ribbon-helix-helix domain-containing protein, which gives rise to MPAMVRKQVYLTAELDERLRREAARQRRSEAEILREALAVRLGVSGKDRVDASGDSLWQLVGIGATDSTNLSGSVDDVLYGRSKMR
- a CDS encoding PIN domain-containing protein, with product MKSAFVDTSAFIALVDPKDCNHTAAKGALRAFATAKTPLVTSTDVADEVITLVRRRMGHRTAVRAGEALLRSRWCRLLDVDSATREAAWGIFVRYKDHLFSFTDCTSFALMRALNTTEAFTFDKTDFSAAGFVVVPAC
- a CDS encoding 2,3,4,5-tetrahydropyridine-2,6-dicarboxylate N-succinyltransferase produces the protein MNDQPPERALIEQAYATRELLERPGHRRAVARVIEQLDRGELRVASPPGEPGGEWITHAWIKQAVLLYFATQGMQVIECGPFEYHDKIPLKRGLDRARVRVVPPGTIRYGAHVEPGAVLMPGYVNIGAYVGARSMVDTWATVGSCAQIGCDVHLSGGVGIGGVLEPLTRTPVIIEDGAFIGSRAVVVEGVRVGSEAVLGANVVLTASTVVLDVTGPEPLEMRGYVPERSVVIPGMRTKRFSAGDYQIPCALIIGKRSEHTDRKVSLNNALREHGLAT
- the dapE gene encoding succinyl-diaminopimelate desuccinylase yields the protein MSTSTTSDEGLASALCTTLLDLTRIASPIGEEMALCDHVQAHLLEHLPAGAVQRHGHSLVVHAVRRPGKPRIALVGHLDVVRTEHDGPARVEGSRLFGPGAADMKSGLAVMLELIERIDLASLPCDLMLVFYEGEEGPYEENALGELLLRFEDLSRIDLALCLEPSDNKLQLGCMGSVHVTLRFEGRTAHSARPWQGENAILKAADVLLELRDRAPRDVVVDGCVFREVVSPTLASAGRSHNIVPDLFEVNLNYRFAPGRTPAQVVSEIEHFVGQRAKVEPTDLSPACRPHRDHFLVKHLAQCGVRATEVKQAWTDVARFDQIGVAAVNFGPGTQAQAHQRNEYTELAPLEEGYRVLEQFLKTIPEQ